A segment of the Bacillus pseudomycoides genome:
TACCACTACCCATAATTGAATCAATGATGTTAATTTTTGTTTGTACTGAATGGTTTAATAACATATCTAAACTCCTTTTCCCGTATAGTTCTGTAAGATTTGTCTTACAAACACTCACTTGCAGGAAAAGAACAAAATAGGACAAATAAATTTGATCAGTAGTAATTATTTTTCTATCAGTTATTAAACAGGTCACACAAATATATTGTTCTATGGCTGTTATCGCTACTTGTTAGTAGTGGTTGTTTTGTTCTACAACTATCCGTAATTAGTGGTAGTTAAAATCCTTTAAATCACTTGACTTTTGGTTTTACTTTTCACTGAATTAACTAGATTTGTCTAGGAAACATGGGCAAAAGAATGACTACCTTTATAACATTTTGAAAAAAAACAAAGTGCTATAAAAGTAGACGTCCTTTAATACTGAATTGAACTGAGTTTGCTGAGGTTTCCACTGTATCACCTTGTTTGAACGCTAGATTTTCATCTGCAACGAACTTTTAACATGTCATGCTTGTCCAACATGCTGAAAAACTTAGGGAAGGTATTGTAACTACTGACATAACCTTAATTACTCGTAACCTAATATGATCTTTCTTATTCGTTGCTACCTGTACCATAGTACACCAAGCAACCAGCCGAACCGTTAATGGTCGTTCTCACCTAGACTCCTAACAACGCAAACAAGGAAACATTATCCGTTAGGACGCTTAATTTTATGACATTGGCTTAGCTAACCTGTTCAAGTGTTTAGTGTGGTGTTAGGTCATTCCCACATTCGAAAATCTCTGTACACTGGCTAAAAAAGACAATAGGAAACTAGACCTCTTGCATTATATTTTTGAAAAATTTATAATAGAGGTGCTGAATGTACGGAATTTCCGTTATTTGGTTTTGAATGTGAATTTTGGTCACCTATTGCCGTAGGTGGCTTTTTTCCTATTTATATATCTATCGTATTTAAAGGATTAAACTTGTCGTTTTGTTCTTTTAAGTCGTTTCCCCACATAGCAGCATACCGTTCTGTTACCACTATAGATGAATGCCTCATTAACCTTTGAACTGCAAATGTACTCATTCCCGATTGGATACAACGTTGACAAAATGTATGTCTAAATGTATGGCTGGAAAGACGTACATCTTTAAAATTCATAATCTTAGCTAGACGTTTAAAGACGTTTTGTACCGCATTAGGAGTTAATTGTTTATTGGAACGGTTTGTAAAAACGTATTCTGAAAGTCCTTTTTCTACAAAGGTCTGTTCGCAAAATGTTTTGTATGTTGCTAACTCCATAAGTACCTTATCGGCAACAGGAATAGATTCTCTTTTACGACTTTTCCCAAACACAGATAAAGTTTGATACTTGAAGTCTATATCAGTCCATTTTAGGGAACATAATTCTGATTGTCTTAACCCTGTACCAAGTAAAACAACGATAATGGAATAGTCACGATATGCGTAAAAGGTTTTTTCTCGCTGTTTGATCCTTCTATAGTAGTTAAGCATTTGCTTAATGTGATAATCCGTAAATACATCAATACGTACATCTTCTCGTGCCTTCTGTATTTTCTTAGCAGGATTATTTTTAATGACTTCACATTCAATCATATAATTAAGAAAAGCACGAATACGTTGCAACTTAGAGTTTGTAGTGGTTGCGTTGTTTCCTTTCTTTTGATAATGCAAGATGTATCGCTTCATAATACTTGCAGTAATATCCTCAACATTTATCACATCATGTTCTAAACAGAAATCCTCAAACTGTTTCAGAATGTCTCGATAGCTTTGTAGCGTTTTCGGTGTAACATTCTTAAATTCTCGATCGTCCAAGAAATCAAGGACAGCAAATTTTAACAACAAAAAAAACCACCCCGCATTTTTTGCGAAGTGGTTTCCGTTTAGTCGTACCGGTTTGGTAATGACCATAACATTTTTAATTGTTAAGAAACGTATCCAAACCCTTGATATAACTAACTATATGACCCCGGAGAGGCTCGAACTCACGACCTCCACCCTGTCAAGGTGGCGCTCTCCCTGCTGAGCTACGGGATCGTAAAAAATATTAATGGTATTTTATGTCTGATAATTCTGTTAAGTTGATTATACAGAACTAAGTGTCACATTACAATAGTTTTTAATTGCAATATTTAAACGGTTATATACTATTTGAAAATGAGAAGCGTATTGGAGGGTTGGACGGGTTAGAAGACAGAAAGGTTTAAATTATAATTATATATAATATATATCAATTTAAATTGAAAAATCGATATAATCTCTGTCTTTTTGGGGGGAGGATTATGATCTATAAATAGCGTAATAAATAAAAGGAGAGTATCACAGTGTTTAAAAATGTGATTGGTTTTATTATGGGAGGCCTTGTTTTATTTGGCGTTATACTCGGCGGCGTTATGTTGTTTCATAAAGCAGATAAACAAGAAACGAATGTTGAAAAAACTGAGACAATGAAAGAGGTAGATAAATCAAAAGATATTGGAATGAAGATAAGAGAAATGCATAGTGATTTAAATACGATTACAGGTTGGGAGAGGTATGAGAATCTTGAGAAGACCGATGCTCCAGCTTGGCAAGAGAACGAATGGGGATTCAAGTTAATTGATACCACTTTAAAAGAAGCTGCTTCGTTGACTAAAGGCAATTTAAAGGAAGATTTAGATCAAGCTAGAAAATTACTTCATATTTCAACTCAAAATCATGATACAACAGCTCTAATATATGTTCATCGTATTTTACATGATCTTGATATCGGACAAAACAGATTGAAAGAAAAAGATGTGTTTAATAGTGCAAAAGCGGGTGCTGGTAATGCGAGTGAAATACCTACTTATGATGATTATATTAAGCAACATAGTAAATAAATAGTTACTTTATCGTTGTTTTGGTAGGATATTCTTTTTACAATTGCATGTAAATAGTATATAACAGAAATAGAGAATAGATTTATAAATATTCATAGGTTAATTAAAGGAGCATATACGAATGGTAAGAAAATCTTTCAAGATACGTATATCTAGAAATAGAACGATCTCAATAAATGGTGCGATTCTTGATGTTGATGTTTCTCATGATGAGTTTTTAGATGAGTTTATTGAATGGGTAGATTCAAAGGGTTGGTCCTTCATGGGAATGACCGATGAGATTACAGAAGAGGAAGCAGGGAATAATTTAATAGATTTATTGGCTGATGAGAAGGATAAGAAAGAATGAGTCCTTCTTATTTTTATGCGTATGATGATGTCTTTCCTTGTAAAATTATGATATAGTGAAAAATGGCAATCAATTTTCCATTTAAATACCAATTTAATGTCGGATTGGTAGAATTAGTATATAAGGCAAAAGAAAATAGAAAAGGGAGAGTCATATGGTAAATTGCAAGAAAATTTCGGTTTTTATTATGGTTATTTGTTTATTCTTTTTAACGCCTATGACATTGTACGCTGAAACTGGTATTGCGCCAGCACCAGCACCAGCACCTGGTCAAGGTCCAAATGTATTTGGTCAGTTTGCAGTTTCAATTGATGCAAAAACAGGGGATGTTTTATATGACAAAAATGCACATCAACATGCATTCCCGGCAAGTATGACGAAAGTATTAACAGCTATTTTATTGATGGAACATGTGAAGCCGGAGGAACAGTTTACGTTTTCACAACCTGCATTAGATCAGGAAAAGAGTAATTATCAACTTGAATTTCAAGTAGGTGAAACAATCAATCGTAATACAGCACTAACAATTTTAATGGTATTAAGTGCAAATGATGTTGCGTATGCAATTGGTGAACGTATTGGGGGAAGTATAGAGAACTTTGCGAATATGATGAATGAGAAAGCAAAGCAGTTAGGAGCAAAGGATAGTCATTTTGTAACGCCGAATGGTTTACATGATCCGAATCATTATACGACGGCATATGATATGGCAATGATCACGAGAGGGGTTCAACAATACCCTGAGATTTTACAAGCTATGAATACGAAACGAACAACGGTTACAACATCTAGACAAACGGTTTCTATTTTTAATAAGGCTAATTATTTCGAAAATCCATATAGTATTGGTGGAAAAACAGGTTTTACAAATGAAGCACGCAATACACTTGTATTATTAAATGAGAAAGATGGTAATCGTATTGTCAATGTTGTGATGGCGTCACAAAGACCAGAGATTTACGAAGATATGCGTCAAATTGCAGATCATTCGTTCTCACAATTTGCTAAGCAAATGGTTTTAGATAAAAATAATTGGCATCAGAAAGCAACATATTTAGATAAAAATATAGATTGTGAACTTGAAAAAAGTGCAGAATTGATGTTGAAGAAAGATGAAGGTAAGAATGTAAAAACAATTTTTAGAACAGCTCCAGTTGATAAAGAAAAACTATATCAAAAGGGGATTCATCGCGGGGATGTAATTGGAATAGTAGACGTGACGAAAAACAATCAAAAGATTGAAAGTATTAATGTTCTTTCTAAGGAAGATGTTACATTTGCAATGCCGAAAAAAAATATAAAGCCGGCTGAGCCTACGTATCCTTTTGGGTTGATGGTAAGTATTGGAGCTGGAATTATTGCTTTAATAATAATCGGTTTATATGTGGTAAGACGAGCTAAAAAGAATGCGGTTTCAGAAGTGGAATAGGCAATGATCAATTGCCTATTTTTTATTGCGTTTTTCATTCGTTCATTATAGTATTGACTTGAGTTCTTTTTTAAGAACAACTTAGGATATCCTAGTTTTTACGTGCATATACATAATAAAGAGGAGGAGATAATGATGAAACTAGTTTGGAAGATTATGAGTAACGTCATCTCATTTGTTTTATTTGCGTTAATGGTTTTTTTAGCGTTTATTGTCATCTCATCAAAAGCAAGCGGCGGGGATCCGACTGTAATGGGATATCAATTTAAAACAGTACTATCTGGATCGATGGAACCAACATTTTTAACAGGGTCAATTATTGCAATCGAACCAACGAAAGATGGATCTAAATATAAAAAAGACGATGTAATTACTTTTAAAGAAAGCGATAAAAAAATTGTAACTCACCGTATTATTGATGTGAAAAACGTAAATGGGAAAGTAATGTATGAAACGAAAGGTGACAATAATAATGGGCCGGATTTAAAACCAGTCTTAGCAGAAAATGTTATTGGGAAATATGGAAATATTACAGTTCCATATGTGGGATATTTATTGAATTATGCGAATTCAAAAGCAGGAGCAGCCTTACTTTTAATTATTCCAGGCATATGTTTACTTGGGTACTCTGCAATTTCTATTTTTAGTGCAATCCGTAGCATTGATAGTGAAAAGAAAAAGAAATCTGCAGATGTAGGACAATCTGTATAATTCCGTTATTTTCTCCATTTTAGAGATTATAAATATAAAGATATTATTGGGGAAACCTTCAATACCAGTTAATAATGATGCACTTTTGGAGTTATTAAAGGAGAAGGGAATTAAGGCGGGAAACAAGGATACATTTAAAGTGAAATTTGAGTTTGTAGATAATGGGAAAAAATTAAAATCGATTCCAAGAAGATACGCTTGAGCTGAAATGGACATTTGATGCACAGCAAACAGTTGGTAGAGAGAAATAATTATATAAATAGGCTATCAAATTGATAGTCTATTTATATATATTATTTTCGAACTATTACACGGAGATATGTATACGAGAGATTAGATTGATAGAATTAAGTTTTTACCATGAAAAAGGTCATATGCCACAAAAATGTAAAAAATACTATATTTTTATTTGATTTTCGGATTTTATTCTATATAATGAAATTATGTTCTTTATAGAGAATTGAATACGAGTAATGGGAGAGGTTGGAATGATGAAATCATCAAAAAAAATAAAAACAATACTCATGTTACCATGTATGTGTTCAATAGCTTTCTATATGGGATCACAAGTAGTTACGTATACAGAGGCTGCTTTTGTAAATGAGACAAAAATACATTCTACTGTTTCAACTGCAATTGTATTTCCAAAAACGATTGATACTTTGGTGAAAGAAACGCAACAGCATGAGAATTTGATTTTAAATGGAACTGAAGGAATGAATAAGGAAACGCAAGCTGATTCTGTAGAAGTACTCGAACAAAAAGCGCAGCAATGGAGAGAACAGTTTGAAAAAGTGAAAGTGGAACGTGAAGCCTTGCAACACATATATACAGAAATAGAAGATTATTATAAGCAATCAGTAGAAAATGTAAGAGTAAATAATAGCGATTCAAGTAAGCAAGTGCTTCAATATGTACAAGCGGGTTTTACTAAAGTAGGGAGTATTAAGGATAATGTTGATAAGCAAATATCAGTACAAAAAATGGAAGAATTTATTCTAACCCTACAAAAGAGAATAGAAGAGAAAAAAGCGCAACAGGTTAATAACACGTCTGGAAAAGCAGAGCAAGAACAAGTCGTACCTTCTTCTGAGCAAAAAGAGTCAAACAGCCAGGAAGAAATAAAGCAACCATCAAACCCCAAACAAGAACAAGTCGTACCTTCTTCTGGGCAAAAAGAGTCAAACAGCCAAGAAGAAATAAAGCAACCATCAAACCCTAAACAAGAACAAGTCGTACCTTCTCCTGAGCAAAAAAAATCAAACAAGAAGAAATAAAGCAACCGTCAAACCCTAAACAAGAACAAGTCAATCAAGCTCAATAAGCGAAAAAGACCAATCCAGTATTACAACAGCCTGAAGAGAATAAAGAAGAAGTGCAGAAACAAGATTCAAGCGCTGTACATGAAAACCACTGATTTTTGGGTTATACCTTCTGCAAATGTAGAGGTTAACATAAAAAAATGAAGTTCAGGGGGAATATGGAATGGGAATTAAGAAAAAATTAGGAATGGGTGTTGCATCAGCTGCGTTAGGACTATCTTTAATTGGTGGAGGAACATTTGCATACTTTAGTGATAAGGAAGTATCAAATAATACATTTGCAGCAGGTACATTAGATCTTTCTGTAGATCCAACTACGATTATTGATGTTGATAATATTAAGCCAGGGGATAAAATGACACGTGACTTTAAGCTTGTCAATAATGGTTCATTAGATATAAAAACTGTGAAATTATTAACTAATTATAATGTAATAGATTCAAAAGGAGATAATTCAGAAGACTTTGGTAAGCATATCCGTGTGAATTTCTTCTGGAATTGGGATAAATTAAGTGAGCCTATTTTCTCAACGACATTGGCTGATTTAAAGGCTATGTCTCCAGATGCAGTGGAAGAAAGTATTTTTGCAGGTTGGTTTGCTGAAAAGGGTGGCTTGAAGCATGGTGATTCCGATTATCTTTGGGTACAATATGAATTTGTAGATAATAAGCAAGATCAAAATCAATTCCAAGGTGATAAACTTGAGTTGAAATGGACATTTGAAGCAGAACAAACAGAAGGGTCAGAAAAATAATAGGATTGATAGAAAAAAGGTAGGTTTTTCCTGCCTTTTTTTCATACCAATTCTTGTTATATGAGGGATGTACATGAATAAGAAGTGGTTATTTATCATGAGTATATGTCTGATTCTAGTAGTTTTCATTGGTATTACAAAAAATATTGACCAAGTGTATGCAGAGGAGCGGCGAGAAATAGATATAAGCCTTGAGCCAAAAGAAGTACTATTTCATGTTTCAAATATGAAGCCAGGAGACTGGGCAAATCGAAGTATACGTATTAGTAATGAAGGAACAAAGAAATTATCATATAGTATAAAGAGCGAGGCTTCAGAGGGGTCTGCGAAATTATATGAAGCTCTTACGGTCACTGTAAAAGATAAACAAGGAGTGCTGTACGAGGGAAGTCTAAAAGAACTTCAAAGTATGGAAAAGCGTACATTAGCAGTTGATAGAACTGACGAGCTTATCTATACGATACATGTTTCTAAAGAGTTAGGAAATGAGTATCAAGGATTACAAACAATAGTAAAATTTATTTTTTATGCAGAGGGACCAACTGGGAATGGTGAGGGTACCGAAAATGAAATGGGAAGCAATCAAATGCAACCTCCTGCATCCATAAATTCTAATAGTAACTGGCAGCTACCACGTACAGGTATGCAGCAAAGCAGTATGATTTTAATAGGGTTTGGCTTAGTATGGTGTGGATTATATTTTTATAAAAAGTATATTCAAATGAAGTATCGGAAGGATTAAGTCTTTTTAAGGATGAATAGAGAATAGTTTCAAAATTAATATTATTTTATAGTTGCAATTACACCTCTACGTTCTTTATAATGAACATAAGGTAGCTTTTAAAGAACAGATAAATTCAAGGGGTATTGTACATACATTGGCCGTAGAAAAATAACAGGCGTTCTATTGGTTATACCTCTTATCCAATCATTAAGAGATAACAATAAAAAAATAGCTAGGGGGAATTTACAGTGAGTTTAAAGAAAAAATTAGGTATGGGAGTCGCTTCAGCGGCATTGGGATTATCTTTAATCGGTGGAGGAACATTCGCTTACTTTAGTGACAAAGAAGTATCGAACAATACGTTTGCAGCGGGTACATTAGATCTTACTTTGGACCCTCAAACAATTGTAGATATTAAGGACCTTAAACCAGGCGATTCTGTTAAGAAAGAATTTTTATTAAAGAACAGCGGCACGTTAGCAATTAAAGATGTTAAATTAGCAACGAAGTACTCAGTTACAGATGCGAAAGGCGATAACGCTGGGGAAGATTTCGGTAAGCATATTAAAGTGAAATTTATTTGGAACTGGGATAAACAAAGCGAGCCTGTATATGAAACAACATTAGCAGATTTACAAAATGCTGATCCAGATCTTCTAGCAAAAGACATCTTTGCTCCAGAGTGGGGTGAAAAGGGTGGCTTAGAAGCTGGAACAGAAGACTACCTATGGGTACAATTTGTATTTGAAGAAAATGGTCAAGATCAAAATAAATTCCAAGGCGATAAATTAAACTTAGAATGGACATTCAATGCAAACCAAACTGAAGGCGAAGAGAGATAGTCAATAAGGGAATAACAGAAAAAAAAGCGGGGATTCCCCGCTTTTTTTTGTAAATAAAAAAAAGAGTGCCCCCCAGTATGCACTTCTTTTCGGATATATTATTTCTGGTTTCTCTTCCATTTTGTAAACTCTAAAAATTCACGAAATTGTTCTTTTGATACACCGGAGTTCATGGCTTCTTTGACGAGATGTGTCCATTCCGAATCCAATTGATTTTCGGATGGTGTTTCGTCATGAAGGAGCGTATCCACGGGAATTTGCAGAACATTAGCAATTTTTTCGAGAAATTGAATGGAAGGGTTCTTTTGTAAATTACGTTCAATGGAACTAATATAAGACTTTGCAACACCTGCTTTTTCAGCAAGTTCTGTTAAAGAAATCCCTCTTTGCAACCGAAGGCGTTTTATACGTTCTCCTATCATCTTTGTGCACCTTTCTGTAAGTATGTAGTCGGCTTATGATGTCATTATTATAACACAAATTTCGTTAAAAAGAACGACTCTGCTACTCTGCTAGTTTCTGGTAGGCTGGTTCATACGTTGGAAAAAGTGTTCGATATCTTGAATAGCGATCCCAGCATCTAAAGCTTCAAGCATTAAATCAATCCAATCCTGATCTAGCGTATCTGCCTTTTCTTTGTACAAAGTGTATTCCTCCCTAATATGTAATGAATCGTACAAAATAAACAATCTTTTAAACACATTATAATATTTTGAAAAGTTAATGTGGTAAAAATAATGTTAATTTATTGTATATTTTGTAGGTAAAATCAATAAAAAGTTATTGTTTTGTCATTCTATAAAGAAATTGTAATAGTTTTATCTAAAATTATCAATATCTTCAGAAATAACTGATATATGAAGAAATATTTTTGTGGAAAATATGTAATTTTTACAAAAATGTTACGAAAGTTACAAAATAGCACAAAATTAAACAAAATATTGAAAAATTACTGAATTTTTATTATTATCTAAATATTGGTACATATTTTATTGGGGGAGGAAAAAAGGGATGAAAAAGAAACCGTTTAAAGTGTTATCAACACTTGCTGTAGCAGCTGTACTAGGCTGCTCGTTTGGGGCTGGGAGTCAGTCTGTTTATGCAGAAACACCTGCAAAAACACCTACAAGTCCAATTGATGATCATTTAATTCCGGAGGAGCGTTTAGCGGATGCCCTGAAAAAACGTGGAGTAATTGATTCATCAGCTTCAAAAGAAGAAACAAAGAAAGCTGTCGAAAAGTATGTAGAGAAGAAGAAGGGTGACAAACCTGGAAAAGAAGAAACAACTGGTGATTCTGTTACAAAAGAAGCATCTGATTTCTTGAAGAAGGTTAAAGATGCAAAGGCAGATACAAAGGAAAAATTAGAAAAACCAGCAAATGGAAATGGTGCTGGAACAGGTCCGGTTAGAGGTGCATTAAATGGTAAAGTACCAACGACTCCTGCAAAAGCAAAAGAGTATAACGGGGAAGTTCGTAAGGACAAAGTACTTGTTTTACTTGTAGAGTATGCTGATTTCAAACATAACAATATTGATAAAGAGCCTGGTTATATGTATTCTAGTGATTTTAACCAAGAACATTATCAAAAAATGTTATTTGGTAACGAACCATTTAAATTAGAAGATGGGACAAGCATTGAAACATTTAAGAAATATTATGAAGAACAATCTGGTGGCAGTTATACAGTAGATGGAACCGTTACAAAGTGGTTAACAGTTCCAGGTAAAGCAGCTGATTACGGTGCAGATGCTGGAGACGGCCATGATAATAAAGGCCCATTAGGACCTCGTGACCTGATCAAAGATGCATTAAAAGCAGCGGTAGATAGCGGTCTTGATTTATCAGAATTTGATCAATTTGATCAATATGATGTAAATAAAGATGGCAATCAAAATCAACCAGATGGTTTAGTGGACCACTTAATGGTTATTCATGCTGGTGTGGGACAAGAAGCTGGCGGCGGTAAATTAGGTGACGATGCGATTTGGTCACATCGCTGGACAATTGGTCCAAAACCATATGAAATCGAAGGTACAAAATCAAAAGTACCATACTGGAATGGTAAAATGGCAGCGTTCGACTACACAATTGAACCTGAAGATGGAGCAGTTGGTGTATTCGCGCACGAATATGGTCATGATTTAGGACTTCCAGATGAGTATGATACAAAGTATTCTGGCGGCGGTGAACCAATTCAATCTTGGTCTATTATGAGTGGCGGTAGCTGGGCAGGTAAAATTGCTGGAACAACGCCAACAAGTTTATCTCCACAAAATAAAGAGTTCTTCCAAAAAACAATTGGCGGTAACTGGGCGAATATTGCGGAAGTAGATTATGATAAGTTGAACCGAGGGATTGGTTATGCAACGTACTTAGATCAAAGTGTAACAAAAACTGCTCGACCAGGCATGGTTCGTGTTAACTTACCAGATAAAGAAGTAAAAGGAATTGAACCTGCGTTTGGTAAGAAGTACTACTATAGTACAAAAGGTGATGATCTTCATACTACATTAGAAACACCTTTATTTGATTTAACAAATGCAACAAATGCAAAATTTGATTACAAATCGTTGTATGAAATTGAAACAGACTATGATTTCTTAGAAGTACATGCTGTGGCTGAAGACGGAACGAAAACATTAGTTGATACGATTGGTAATAAAAATGTAAAAGATGGTGCAGATACAACTCTTGGAAAATGGGTAGACAAATCTTATGATTTAAGCCAATTCAAAGGCAAGAAAGTGAAACTTGTATTTGAATATGTGACTGATGGTGGCTTAGCATTAAATGGCTTTACTCTTGATAATGCAACGTTAACTGTAGATGGAAATGTTGTATTCTCTGATGACGCAGAAGGTACACCACAATTCAAATTAGATGGATTCGTTGCATCTAACGGAATTGAACAGAAAAAACATAACTACTATGTAGAGTGGAGAAATTATGCTGGTGCGGATGAAGCGTTAAAATATGCTCGTGGTCCAGTATACAACACAGGTATGGTTGTATGGTATGCAGATTCTAGCTATACAGATAACTGGGTTGGCGTACATCCAGGGTATGGATTCCTTGGCGTAGTTGACTCTCATCCTGAAGCAATTGCAGGAACTTTAAATGGTAAGCCAACATTTAAAGATAGCACACGTTATCAAATTGCAGATGCAGCGTTCTCTTTCGATCAAACACCAGCTTGGAAAGTTGTATCGCCAACTCGTGGAACATTTGAATACAATGGATTACCAGGTGTTGCGAAGTTCGACGATTCTAAAGCTTATATTAACAAACAAATTCCAGATGCAGGACGTATCTTACCGAAACTTGGTCTGAAATTTGAAGTAGTTGGTCAAGCTGATGATAAATCTGCAGGAGCAGTTCGTCTATATCGTTAATTATGAAAAAGCTGTTGAAGGTTTTCTTTTCAACAGCTTTTTTTTTATGAGCAAATGTATTTTATATAAAATAAAAACTCATATATAATGAAACTTTAAGGATAGAAAAATGTTAAGTAAAAGTCGTTACCTATATGAATACAAATTGAAAACCTGATATAAAACCTTTCTTTTTAGGAGGAAGAGAGGATCCGGCCGAGCATAGAAACGGTTTAGCCCGATGCCAAGTGAAAATAAAGGGAGAAAACGAGTGTAGGTTACTTTTTGTTTTCATAGTAGTGACTTATATGTTAAAACATCAATGTAAATATAAGAGGAGGGGTAGCAGATGAATATCACTTCTATTGTGAACGAGCAAAAGTCATATTTTTATAAAGGACACACAAGAAATATAGAAGAGAGAAAGCAACATCTAAAAAAATTATATGAAGGGATTCAGCGTTTTGAGTCCGATATTTTTCAAGCGTTAAAATTAGACTTAAATAAATCCGATCATGAGTCATTTACGACAGAGGTTGGATACGTATTAAAGGAAATTTCATTTTTAATGAAACACCTTTCTTCATGGAGTAAGCCAAGGCGCGTTCGTACAGCACTGACACACGTTGGTTCGAAAGGAAAAGTTGTTCCAGAGCCATATGGTGTTACCCTTGTAATGGCTCCGTGGAATTACCCATTTCAACTTGCAATCGCACCTCTTGTAGGGGCAATTGCCGCTGGAAACACGGTTGTATTAAAGCCTTCCGAATTGACACCTAATGTTTCTAATCTCCTTGCAAACATGTTACGAGAGTTATTTCCCTCCGAACTTGTTGCGGTTGTTGAAGGAGGAATTGACGAGAGTACAGCATTGTTAAAAGAGCCGTTTGATTATATTTTCTTCACAGGCAGTGTTGGGGTAGGGAAAATTGTTATGGAAGCAGCGTCTAAAAACTTGATCCCTCTTACATTAGAGCTTGGCGGGAAAAGTCCATGTATTGTGCATAATGATGCAAAATTAGAAATAGCAGCAAGGCGTATTGTTTGGGGGAAATTCTTGAATGCGGGACAAACATGTGTTGCGCCGGATTATATATATGTTCATTCTTCAGTAAAAGAACAATTTATTGCAGCATTACGAACTGAAATTAAAAATCAATATGGCGAAAAACCTCTGCAAAATGAAAATTATGTTCGGATCGTTAGTAAACGTCATTTTGAAAGGTTATGTTCGTTTTTACAAGATGGCAAGGTTGAAATTGGCGGAAAATATAATGAAGAAACGTTACATATTGAGCCGAGTGTTGTAACGAATATTACATGGCAGGATTCGATTATGGCGGATGAAATTTTCGGTCCGATTTTGCCAATTATGGAGTACGA
Coding sequences within it:
- a CDS encoding tyrosine-type recombinase/integrase, whose product is MLLKFAVLDFLDDREFKNVTPKTLQSYRDILKQFEDFCLEHDVINVEDITASIMKRYILHYQKKGNNATTTNSKLQRIRAFLNYMIECEVIKNNPAKKIQKAREDVRIDVFTDYHIKQMLNYYRRIKQREKTFYAYRDYSIIVVLLGTGLRQSELCSLKWTDIDFKYQTLSVFGKSRKRESIPVADKVLMELATYKTFCEQTFVEKGLSEYVFTNRSNKQLTPNAVQNVFKRLAKIMNFKDVRLSSHTFRHTFCQRCIQSGMSTFAVQRLMRHSSIVVTERYAAMWGNDLKEQNDKFNPLNTIDI
- a CDS encoding D-alanyl-D-alanine carboxypeptidase family protein, with product MVNCKKISVFIMVICLFFLTPMTLYAETGIAPAPAPAPGQGPNVFGQFAVSIDAKTGDVLYDKNAHQHAFPASMTKVLTAILLMEHVKPEEQFTFSQPALDQEKSNYQLEFQVGETINRNTALTILMVLSANDVAYAIGERIGGSIENFANMMNEKAKQLGAKDSHFVTPNGLHDPNHYTTAYDMAMITRGVQQYPEILQAMNTKRTTVTTSRQTVSIFNKANYFENPYSIGGKTGFTNEARNTLVLLNEKDGNRIVNVVMASQRPEIYEDMRQIADHSFSQFAKQMVLDKNNWHQKATYLDKNIDCELEKSAELMLKKDEGKNVKTIFRTAPVDKEKLYQKGIHRGDVIGIVDVTKNNQKIESINVLSKEDVTFAMPKKNIKPAEPTYPFGLMVSIGAGIIALIIIGLYVVRRAKKNAVSEVE
- the sipW gene encoding signal peptidase I SipW → MKLVWKIMSNVISFVLFALMVFLAFIVISSKASGGDPTVMGYQFKTVLSGSMEPTFLTGSIIAIEPTKDGSKYKKDDVITFKESDKKIVTHRIIDVKNVNGKVMYETKGDNNNGPDLKPVLAENVIGKYGNITVPYVGYLLNYANSKAGAALLLIIPGICLLGYSAISIFSAIRSIDSEKKKKSADVGQSV
- a CDS encoding DUF4047 domain-containing protein, whose amino-acid sequence is MMKSSKKIKTILMLPCMCSIAFYMGSQVVTYTEAAFVNETKIHSTVSTAIVFPKTIDTLVKETQQHENLILNGTEGMNKETQADSVEVLEQKAQQWREQFEKVKVEREALQHIYTEIEDYYKQSVENVRVNNSDSSKQVLQYVQAGFTKVGSIKDNVDKQISVQKMEEFILTLQKRIEEKKAQQVNNTSGKAEQEQVVPSSEQKESNSQEEIKQPSNPKQEQVVPSSGQKESNSQEEIKQPSNPKQEQVVPSPEQKKSNKKK
- a CDS encoding CalY family protein gives rise to the protein MGIKKKLGMGVASAALGLSLIGGGTFAYFSDKEVSNNTFAAGTLDLSVDPTTIIDVDNIKPGDKMTRDFKLVNNGSLDIKTVKLLTNYNVIDSKGDNSEDFGKHIRVNFFWNWDKLSEPIFSTTLADLKAMSPDAVEESIFAGWFAEKGGLKHGDSDYLWVQYEFVDNKQDQNQFQGDKLELKWTFEAEQTEGSEK
- a CDS encoding TasA family protein gives rise to the protein MNKKWLFIMSICLILVVFIGITKNIDQVYAEERREIDISLEPKEVLFHVSNMKPGDWANRSIRISNEGTKKLSYSIKSEASEGSAKLYEALTVTVKDKQGVLYEGSLKELQSMEKRTLAVDRTDELIYTIHVSKELGNEYQGLQTIVKFIFYAEGPTGNGEGTENEMGSNQMQPPASINSNSNWQLPRTGMQQSSMILIGFGLVWCGLYFYKKYIQMKYRKD
- the calY gene encoding biofilm matrix protein CalY, producing the protein MSLKKKLGMGVASAALGLSLIGGGTFAYFSDKEVSNNTFAAGTLDLTLDPQTIVDIKDLKPGDSVKKEFLLKNSGTLAIKDVKLATKYSVTDAKGDNAGEDFGKHIKVKFIWNWDKQSEPVYETTLADLQNADPDLLAKDIFAPEWGEKGGLEAGTEDYLWVQFVFEENGQDQNKFQGDKLNLEWTFNANQTEGEER
- a CDS encoding helix-turn-helix domain-containing protein, which translates into the protein MIGERIKRLRLQRGISLTELAEKAGVAKSYISSIERNLQKNPSIQFLEKIANVLQIPVDTLLHDETPSENQLDSEWTHLVKEAMNSGVSKEQFREFLEFTKWKRNQK